In Odontesthes bonariensis isolate fOdoBon6 chromosome 20, fOdoBon6.hap1, whole genome shotgun sequence, a genomic segment contains:
- the dipk2ab gene encoding divergent protein kinase domain 2Ab → MLRFLPLKLGRLYRCLKLLLLVGLSVIFLMNTHTLFASFQKNELTDRRFINLNKCPACFGTSWCRKFMNGQVSFETWGRLRFLDVFNVKNVYFAQYGEPREGTRRVVLKRLGSNQELAEIDQKICKRATGRPRCDLVQAMYKTEFARINGDVRLLTPEVVEGWSDLVHCPSQRLLDRVVRRYAETKDSGSFLLKNLKDTERMQLLMTLAFNPEPLVLQSFPSDEGWPFAKYLGACGRMVAVNYVGEELWSFYNAPWEKRVDLARQLMDIAEQLTNNDFDFALYLLDVSFDNFAVGPRDGKVIVVDAENVLVADKRLIKQNKPENYDVWYESRFEECDREACLSFSKDSLCSRVSVDHNYYAVCQNLLSRYATWRGTTGGLLHDPPAHIAKDGQLEALLDECTKPKKRYGRFQVAKELREYLTQLAAATAR, encoded by the exons ATGCTGCGCTTCCTGCCTCTCAAACTTGGCCGCCTGTACCGCTGTCTGAAGCTCTTGTTGTTGGTAGGGTTGTCTGTCATCTTTTTGATGAACACCCACACCTTGTTCGCCTCCTTTCAGAAGAATGAACTCACCGACCGGAGATTCATTAACCTCAACAAGTGTCCCGCCTGCTTTGGCACCAGCTGGTGCCGCAAGTTCATGAACGGACAGGTTTCCTTCGAGACGTGGGGTCGCCTGCGATTTCTAGATGTATTCAATGTCAAGAATGTTTACTTCGCACAGTACGGAGAGCCCAGGGAGGGCACTCGGCGCGTGGTGCTCAAACGGCTCGGATCCAACCAGGAACTGGCCGAGATTGACCAGAAAATCTGCAAGAGGGCCACGGGCAGGCCGCGCTGCGACCTCGTACAGGCCATGTACAAGACTGAATTTGCCCGGATCAATGGGGACGTTCGCCTGCTCACTCCagaggtggtggagggctggTCAGACCTGGTGCACTGCCCCTCACAGAGGCTGCTGGACCGCGTGGTCCGCAGGTATGCCGAGACCAAGGACTCGGGCAGCTTCCTGCTAAAGAACCTGAAGGACACGGAGAGAATGCAGCTGCTCATGACTTTGGCGTTCAACCCAGAACCCCTTGTGCTTCAG AGCTTTCCGTCGGACGAAGGGTGGCCATTCGCCAAGTACCTGGGAGCATGTGGCCGCATGGTAGCTGTCAACTATGTGGGTGAGGAGCTGTGGAGCTTCTACAATGCGCCATGGGAGAAGAGGGTGGACCTGGCGCGGCAGCTGATGGACATTGCCGAGCAGCTCACAAACAACGACTTTGACTTTGCCCTTTACCTGCTCGATGTCAGCTTTGACAACTTTGCGGTCGGCCCACGCGACGGAAAAGTCATCGTTGTTGACGCAGAGAACGTTCTTGTGGCGGACAAACGGCTGATCAAGCAGA ACAAACCAGAGAACTACGACGTGTGGTACGAGAGCCGCTTTGAGGAGTGCGACCGGGAGGCCTGCCTGTCTTTCTCCAAGGACTCCCTTTGTTCCAGGGTCAGTGTGGACCACAACTACTATGCCGTGTGCCAGAACCTGCTGTCGCGGTACGCTACATGGCGGGGCACTACGGGGGGCCTCCTCCATGACCCGCCAGCCCACATAGCCAAAGATGGACAACTCGAGGCTCTGTTGGACGAGTGCACTAAACCCAAAAAGCGCTATGGCCGCTTTCAGGTGGCTAAGGAACTGCGCGAATACCTCACACAGCTAGCTGCTGCCACGGCCAGGTAA